One Streptomyces sp. CNQ-509 DNA window includes the following coding sequences:
- a CDS encoding DUF6851 domain-containing protein, with the protein MTTSGSSSVPGFSPRRRSLLLGGGSAAALTALGHAGTAAAEPGPAAEPPPAFDLDKGNFVRDLLTVAGDSSGETQDLGPADVTLIFWIQDVMQTAWFDALAPYHPTAVGVRTRLPRRPAGESETNRNKNIAGLYATYHVVSVAYPERGYILRGLLEAIGLDPDDESEDPATPAGIGNLAGKAAVEARRRDGMNFLGDEGRRYHPQPFEDYTGYEPVNTAYKLVDPSKWQPARTPHRRRVGGGPGDKGIFTVQQFATPQLRLVEGHTFRDPGRFELPPPDHSDHTAPGRYKRAVDEILRASAALTDEQKAKAEFFSNNYQGILLATRAAAIAHDLDLDGWVHLYMTSSVAQLDNLIASWHLKHAYDAVRPFSAVRHVYGRQKVRAWGGPGKGTVELRADEWAGYLPVNDHPEYPSGSTALCAAMAQGARRFLGDDVLEWTYTFKAGSTQTEPGLVPARDIELNYGTWTTFVRDAALSRVWAGVNFTKTAERSVEFGKQFGDLAHEFVQRHVSGEAED; encoded by the coding sequence ATGACGACGTCCGGAAGCTCCTCCGTCCCCGGCTTCTCACCACGGCGCAGGTCGCTGCTGCTCGGCGGCGGCTCGGCCGCGGCCCTCACCGCCCTGGGCCACGCGGGCACCGCCGCCGCCGAGCCGGGACCGGCGGCGGAGCCGCCGCCCGCCTTCGACCTCGACAAGGGCAACTTCGTCCGTGACCTGCTCACCGTGGCGGGCGACTCCAGCGGGGAGACGCAGGACCTCGGTCCCGCGGACGTCACCCTCATCTTCTGGATCCAGGACGTCATGCAGACCGCCTGGTTCGACGCCCTGGCGCCCTACCATCCGACCGCCGTCGGCGTGCGCACCCGGCTCCCCCGCCGCCCCGCCGGCGAGTCCGAGACCAACAGGAACAAGAACATCGCCGGGCTGTACGCCACGTACCACGTGGTGAGCGTCGCCTACCCGGAGCGGGGCTACATCCTGCGGGGGCTGCTGGAGGCGATCGGCCTCGACCCCGACGACGAGTCGGAGGACCCGGCCACCCCTGCGGGCATCGGCAATCTGGCCGGCAAGGCCGCCGTCGAGGCCCGGCGGCGCGACGGCATGAACTTCCTCGGGGACGAGGGCCGGAGGTACCACCCCCAGCCCTTCGAGGACTACACCGGCTACGAGCCGGTGAACACCGCCTACAAGCTGGTCGACCCGTCGAAGTGGCAGCCCGCCAGGACCCCGCACCGCCGCCGGGTGGGCGGCGGCCCGGGCGACAAGGGCATCTTCACCGTCCAGCAGTTCGCCACCCCGCAGCTCCGGCTGGTCGAGGGCCACACCTTCCGGGACCCGGGCCGGTTCGAGCTGCCGCCGCCCGACCACAGCGACCACACCGCACCGGGCCGCTACAAGCGCGCCGTGGACGAGATCCTCCGCGCCTCCGCCGCGCTGACCGACGAGCAGAAGGCGAAGGCGGAGTTCTTCAGCAACAACTACCAGGGCATCCTGCTGGCGACGAGGGCCGCGGCGATCGCCCACGACCTGGACCTGGACGGCTGGGTGCACCTCTACATGACCAGCTCGGTGGCCCAGCTCGACAACCTGATCGCCTCCTGGCACCTCAAGCACGCGTACGACGCCGTCCGGCCCTTCAGCGCGGTCAGGCACGTGTACGGCAGGCAGAAGGTGCGCGCCTGGGGCGGTCCCGGCAAGGGGACGGTCGAACTCCGCGCCGACGAGTGGGCCGGCTACCTGCCGGTGAACGACCACCCCGAGTACCCGTCGGGATCCACCGCCCTGTGCGCCGCCATGGCGCAGGGGGCGCGGCGCTTCCTCGGTGACGACGTCCTGGAGTGGACGTACACCTTCAAAGCCGGCTCGACGCAGACGGAACCCGGGCTGGTCCCGGCCCGCGACATCGAGCTGAACTACGGCACCTGGACCACCTTCGTCCGGGACGCCGCCCTGAGCCGGGTGTGGGCCGGCGTGAACTTCACGAAGACGGCCGAGAGGTCCGTGGAGTTCGGCAAGCAGTTCGGCGACCTGGCCCACGAGTTCGTGCAGCGGCACGTCTCGGGCGAGGCCGAGGACTGA
- a CDS encoding DUF6851 domain-containing protein, producing the protein MTSGNSSSAGFSPARRSLLLGGASTAALATLGTGTAAAAGQGTGPAAKPAAAAEFDFDTGNFHRDLLSTAANPSEEPLGPMDATVLVYLTHLTMTAWFDALAPYHPTAVGRHSRIPRRPASESNTNRNKNVAAFHAANVVFQSVFKERVAAFRQLMTTLGLDPDDQSTDPTSPVGIGNLAARGVLKAKARDGMNLFGDEGRKYHGQPYEDYTGFEPVNTAYKLVNPSKWQPARHPHRRRVGGGPGDKGIFVVQHMVTPQMALVKPDTYRHPSQFPLAPPDHLDHTDPRRYKRSVDEILEASATLDDEQKVKAEFFDNKFLGIGQSTKAAGIAHDLELDDWVHLIYTSSLAQVEDLIAAWHYKVKYQAPRPFSAIRHVYGKKKVSAWGGPGIGTVHDMPADEWASFLPVGDHPDYPSGSTTLCAAEAQAARRFLGDDRLDWTWPIPAGWTLTEPGITPARDMELHYGTWTEFVKDCGYSRLWAGVHFTTTVERSMEFGTQFGDLAYEFAQKYIKGDVED; encoded by the coding sequence ATGACGTCCGGAAACTCCTCCTCCGCTGGCTTCTCCCCAGCTCGCAGGTCGCTGCTGCTCGGCGGCGCCTCGACCGCCGCGCTGGCGACCCTGGGGACCGGCACCGCGGCCGCCGCCGGCCAGGGCACGGGACCGGCGGCGAAGCCGGCCGCCGCCGCCGAATTCGACTTCGACACCGGCAACTTCCACCGGGACCTGCTCAGCACGGCGGCCAACCCGTCCGAGGAGCCGCTCGGCCCGATGGACGCGACGGTCCTCGTCTACCTCACCCATCTCACGATGACCGCGTGGTTCGACGCGCTGGCGCCCTACCACCCGACCGCCGTCGGCCGGCACAGCCGCATACCGCGCCGTCCCGCCAGCGAGTCGAACACCAACCGGAACAAGAACGTCGCCGCGTTCCACGCCGCGAACGTGGTGTTCCAGTCCGTCTTCAAGGAGCGGGTGGCGGCCTTCCGGCAGCTCATGACCACGCTCGGCCTGGACCCCGACGACCAGTCGACGGATCCCACCAGCCCGGTGGGCATCGGCAACCTGGCCGCCAGGGGCGTCCTCAAGGCCAAGGCGCGTGACGGCATGAACCTCTTCGGCGACGAGGGCCGGAAGTACCACGGGCAGCCCTACGAGGACTACACCGGCTTCGAGCCGGTGAACACCGCCTACAAGCTGGTCAACCCGTCGAAGTGGCAGCCGGCCAGGCACCCGCACCGCCGCCGGGTGGGCGGCGGCCCGGGCGACAAGGGCATCTTCGTCGTCCAGCACATGGTCACCCCGCAGATGGCGCTGGTGAAGCCGGACACCTACCGGCACCCGAGCCAGTTCCCGCTGGCCCCGCCGGACCACCTCGACCACACCGACCCGCGCCGCTACAAGCGCTCGGTGGACGAGATCCTGGAGGCGTCCGCCACGCTCGACGACGAGCAGAAGGTGAAGGCCGAGTTCTTCGACAACAAGTTCCTGGGCATCGGCCAGTCGACGAAGGCCGCGGGGATAGCCCACGACCTGGAGCTGGACGACTGGGTCCACCTGATCTACACGAGTTCGCTGGCACAGGTCGAGGATCTCATCGCGGCCTGGCACTATAAGGTCAAGTACCAGGCGCCGCGGCCGTTCTCCGCCATCCGGCACGTGTACGGCAAGAAGAAGGTGTCCGCCTGGGGCGGGCCCGGCATCGGGACCGTGCACGACATGCCCGCCGACGAGTGGGCCAGCTTCCTCCCCGTGGGCGACCACCCCGACTACCCGTCGGGATCCACGACGCTCTGCGCCGCCGAGGCGCAGGCCGCCCGGCGCTTCCTCGGCGACGACCGCCTGGACTGGACCTGGCCCATCCCCGCCGGCTGGACGCTGACGGAGCCCGGGATCACCCCCGCCAGGGACATGGAGCTGCACTACGGCACCTGGACCGAGTTCGTGAAGGACTGCGGCTACAGCCGGCTCTGGGCCGGGGTGCACTTCACGACCACGGTCGAGCGGTCGATGGAGTTCGGCACCCAGTTCGGCGACCTCGCGTACGAGTTCGCCCAGAAGTACATCAAGGGCGACGTGGAGGACTGA
- a CDS encoding undecaprenyl diphosphate synthase family protein, whose protein sequence is MTVTNLMLLPDGMRRWSKANGVSLDDGYKAMADKLVEFMDWARNDGITTLYITTSSAANFSRPEPAVTTFLVAFNDVARRTHDNCRFDFTGSLDLVPKKYLTELENLRDESNKEAGFTLHYIMGMSLTEEVIQLFNRLNGKVPELTEKILAENAYVPKQVDFLIRTGGAIRMSSFFPLMSPYAELHFSPVLFPDMTRADFDTAMTDLRGRERRYGNYPA, encoded by the coding sequence ATGACAGTGACCAACCTGATGCTGCTGCCGGACGGAATGCGCCGCTGGTCCAAGGCGAACGGCGTGTCGCTCGACGACGGCTACAAGGCGATGGCGGACAAGCTCGTCGAGTTCATGGACTGGGCGAGGAACGACGGCATCACCACCCTGTACATCACCACCTCCTCGGCCGCGAACTTCAGCCGCCCCGAGCCCGCGGTGACGACGTTCCTGGTCGCGTTCAACGACGTGGCCCGGCGCACGCACGACAACTGCAGGTTCGACTTCACCGGGTCGCTCGACCTAGTGCCCAAGAAGTACCTCACCGAGCTGGAGAACCTGCGGGACGAGTCCAACAAGGAGGCGGGCTTCACGCTCCACTACATCATGGGCATGTCCCTCACCGAGGAGGTCATCCAGCTCTTCAACAGGCTCAACGGCAAGGTTCCCGAGCTGACCGAGAAGATCCTGGCCGAGAACGCCTACGTCCCGAAGCAGGTCGACTTCCTCATCCGCACCGGCGGCGCGATCCGGATGTCGTCCTTCTTCCCGCTGATGTCCCCCTACGCCGAACTGCACTTCTCCCCCGTGCTGTTCCCGGACATGACGCGAGCCGACTTCGACACCGCGATGACCGACCTGCGCGGGCGGGAACGGCGGTACGGGAACTACCCGGCATAG
- a CDS encoding MFS transporter, whose amino-acid sequence METRSAAPAGGPGSEALGDPRRWLILAVICTAYLMVGLDLTVMNLALPSAQEALEFSDSDRQWIVTAYALPFGSLLLFSGRLSDIIGRKESFLIGLTGFAGASAVGGAATNFEMLVTARACQGAFASMLAPACLALLATTFHDPKEKAKAFGIYSAVAASGAGLGLILGGALVSALNWRWCMYVNLVFAVVAFAGSVMLMQRETRTGAKLDVPGVVLASGGMFCLVYGFANAADEGWGTTSTWGVLALGGVLLLVFAFSQTRAANPLLPPRILLDRNRGGAYFTVLLVGTGMFGVMLFLIYYMQTNLDYSAITSGVALLPMVVCTTVGASAGAIKLMPTYGPRPLVTFGLVLSALGMAWLTVIGVDSGYVTHLLGPLMVVGLGMGFIYAAALRTGTSGVEPRDAGIASACVNTGQQLGGAVGTALLNTIAATATGNWLESNVQGQPSQSQLDLAAIDGYTTVFWWCTALFAIGAVVSGLLLRGGPLPTPAEEPAEEKADGEPEELSEETKTA is encoded by the coding sequence ATGGAAACACGGAGCGCAGCCCCAGCGGGCGGGCCGGGCTCGGAAGCGCTCGGGGATCCCCGGCGGTGGCTCATCCTCGCCGTCATCTGCACCGCCTATCTCATGGTCGGCCTCGATCTGACCGTGATGAACCTCGCCCTGCCGTCGGCGCAGGAAGCGCTGGAGTTCTCCGACTCCGACCGGCAGTGGATCGTGACCGCCTACGCGCTGCCGTTCGGCAGCCTGCTGCTGTTCAGCGGGCGGCTGTCCGACATCATCGGCCGCAAGGAAAGCTTCCTCATCGGGCTCACCGGCTTCGCCGGCGCCTCCGCCGTCGGCGGGGCCGCGACCAACTTCGAGATGCTGGTGACGGCCCGCGCCTGCCAGGGCGCCTTCGCCTCAATGCTCGCGCCCGCCTGTCTGGCGCTGCTGGCCACCACCTTCCACGACCCGAAGGAGAAGGCCAAGGCGTTCGGCATCTACAGCGCGGTCGCGGCCAGCGGTGCGGGCCTGGGGCTCATCCTCGGCGGCGCGCTGGTCTCCGCGCTGAACTGGCGCTGGTGCATGTACGTCAACCTCGTCTTCGCCGTCGTCGCCTTCGCCGGCAGCGTCATGCTGATGCAGCGGGAGACCAGGACGGGTGCCAAGCTGGACGTCCCGGGCGTGGTGCTGGCGTCGGGCGGCATGTTCTGCCTCGTCTACGGCTTCGCCAACGCCGCCGACGAGGGCTGGGGCACGACCTCGACGTGGGGCGTCCTCGCGCTCGGCGGCGTCCTGCTCCTCGTCTTCGCGTTCTCGCAGACGCGCGCCGCCAACCCGCTGCTGCCGCCCAGGATCCTGCTCGACCGCAACCGCGGCGGCGCGTACTTCACGGTGCTGCTCGTCGGGACCGGCATGTTCGGCGTGATGCTGTTCCTCATCTACTACATGCAGACCAACCTCGACTACTCGGCGATCACCTCGGGCGTCGCGCTGCTGCCGATGGTCGTGTGCACGACCGTGGGGGCGAGCGCCGGCGCCATCAAGCTGATGCCGACGTACGGCCCCCGGCCGCTGGTCACCTTCGGCCTGGTGCTCAGCGCGCTCGGCATGGCCTGGCTGACCGTGATCGGCGTGGACTCGGGCTACGTGACCCACCTGCTCGGCCCGCTCATGGTCGTCGGCCTCGGCATGGGCTTCATCTACGCCGCGGCGCTGCGCACCGGCACCTCGGGCGTGGAGCCCAGGGACGCGGGGATCGCCTCGGCCTGCGTCAACACCGGCCAGCAGCTCGGCGGCGCGGTCGGCACGGCGCTGCTCAACACGATCGCCGCCACCGCCACCGGCAACTGGCTGGAGAGCAACGTGCAGGGGCAGCCGTCGCAGAGCCAGCTCGACCTCGCGGCGATCGACGGCTACACCACGGTGTTCTGGTGGTGCACGGCCCTCTTCGCGATCGGCGCGGTCGTCTCCGGTCTGCTGCTGCGCGGCGGCCCGCTGCCCACGCCCGCGGAGGAGCCCGCGGAGGAGAAGGCGGACGGGGAGCCGGAGGAGCTGTCCGAGGAGACGAAGACCGCATAA